The Devosia sp. YIM 151766 genome includes a region encoding these proteins:
- a CDS encoding SGNH/GDSL hydrolase family protein, which translates to MIEIGLGIGAALTPIAGGDDPFNFRKALAGRYRIGLFGTSLAQLNISTMQKFKEDVRAKWGDAGAQSQLYGGIGGSYDNVYQGWHRQYFGGAGTIRLRGRSTSTPIREIVYGDQIDLFWSREIDAEGFTVTIDGISHPVGEGGAQAYGMLARFAVDPGPHELIITPPASGYCYIERRLSRRVAALGVEVEDFTLGGSTLRDAVTLRSKTGNLVDGIAIAGDNGIDALHGIPELDLAVITYTVNDAGTQASADGWVRRGGFATALAKLLDGFRAAGIPVIYAIEMAGHHIMPNDAGNANFHTAYNRLKADILAQAGDGVFVLDWDGANRQDADIAAYAAAYYPGASNLNIAAGTYSGDFIHPNAAGYRALDDLLSAQAGMPIPHDSNISRRAAARYRSFPRELRGDHTVTVDAVAKNLTAMASSAQPLVPTLIEGSRLAPVFIDDTASTIVGATAIRSDIAASPNADAFGKYVDLSSFGVWGFATGQNYWLTFKMNGNGNIRANGFGIRICLDGRPMPFTDPANGRTSISWQAGTAGIDEPILVAVQLQTSAEGQTLNLSGRAYDLAITRSDFPLLLAA; encoded by the coding sequence ATGATCGAAATTGGCCTGGGCATCGGCGCCGCTCTGACACCCATCGCGGGCGGCGATGACCCCTTCAACTTCCGCAAGGCGCTGGCCGGGCGCTATCGCATCGGCCTGTTCGGCACCTCGCTGGCGCAATTGAACATCAGCACCATGCAGAAATTCAAGGAGGACGTGCGCGCCAAATGGGGCGATGCCGGCGCGCAATCGCAGCTCTATGGCGGCATCGGCGGCAGCTATGACAATGTGTATCAGGGCTGGCATCGCCAATATTTCGGCGGCGCGGGCACCATCCGGCTGCGCGGCCGGAGCACGTCGACGCCGATCCGGGAAATCGTCTATGGCGACCAGATCGACCTGTTCTGGTCCCGCGAAATCGACGCCGAAGGCTTCACCGTCACCATTGACGGGATAAGCCATCCGGTCGGTGAGGGCGGCGCCCAGGCCTATGGCATGCTGGCGCGCTTTGCGGTCGATCCGGGACCGCACGAATTGATCATCACGCCCCCGGCCAGCGGCTATTGCTATATCGAGCGCCGCCTGTCCCGTCGCGTTGCGGCGCTGGGCGTCGAAGTCGAGGATTTCACCCTCGGCGGCTCGACGCTGCGCGATGCGGTGACGCTGCGCAGCAAGACCGGCAATCTGGTCGATGGCATTGCCATTGCCGGCGACAACGGCATCGACGCGCTGCATGGCATTCCCGAGCTCGATCTGGCCGTCATCACCTATACGGTCAACGATGCCGGCACGCAGGCTTCCGCTGACGGCTGGGTGCGCCGCGGCGGTTTCGCCACGGCCCTGGCCAAGCTGCTCGACGGTTTTCGCGCCGCCGGCATCCCGGTGATCTATGCCATCGAAATGGCCGGCCACCACATCATGCCCAACGATGCCGGCAATGCCAATTTCCACACGGCCTATAATCGGCTGAAAGCCGATATTCTGGCGCAGGCCGGCGATGGCGTCTTCGTGCTGGACTGGGATGGCGCCAACCGCCAGGACGCGGACATTGCCGCCTATGCCGCCGCCTACTATCCGGGCGCCAGCAATCTGAATATCGCGGCCGGCACCTATTCCGGCGACTTCATCCATCCCAATGCTGCCGGCTACAGGGCATTGGACGATCTACTATCCGCCCAGGCCGGCATGCCGATCCCCCATGACAGCAATATCAGCCGGCGGGCGGCGGCGCGCTATCGCTCCTTCCCGCGGGAATTGCGGGGCGACCACACGGTGACCGTCGATGCCGTCGCCAAGAACTTGACCGCCATGGCGTCGAGCGCGCAACCGCTGGTCCCAACGCTGATCGAGGGCTCCCGCCTCGCCCCGGTCTTCATCGACGACACGGCGAGCACCATTGTCGGGGCGACGGCCATTCGCAGCGATATCGCCGCATCGCCCAATGCGGATGCCTTCGGCAAATATGTGGACCTGTCATCCTTTGGCGTCTGGGGCTTCGCCACCGGGCAAAACTACTGGCTGACCTTCAAGATGAATGGCAATGGCAATATCCGCGCCAATGGCTTCGGCATCAGGATCTGTCTGGATGGCCGGCCCATGCCGTTCACCGACCCGGCCAATGGCCGAACCAGCATATCCTGGCAGGCCGGCACTGCCGGCATCGATGAGCCGATCCTGGTGGCGGTGCAATTGCAGACCAGTGCCGAGGGCCAGACGCTAAATCTGAGCGGCAGGGCCTATGACCTCGCCATCACCCGTTCCGACTTCCCGCTCCTGCTGGCCGCCTGA
- a CDS encoding glycosyltransferase family 2 protein: MTGLAVLILAQDEERHIARAIASAAGFATEVFVIDSGSTDRTVELAQAAGAQVLTNPWINYARQFQWGMDNAPITAEWILRLDADEIVEADLAARIGSELPFLPADVAGVTIDRKHIFMGRWIRHGGRHPLRLLRLFRRGHGRIEQRWMDEHILVENGRVVHFAGGFADHNLHDLSFFIDKHNKYATREAVDVLNQKYGLFARDRDITESNASRQTAFRRRMKEAVYNPLPFPVSALGYFLHRYFIQLGFLDGREGLVYHFLQGYWYRFLVGAKVMEFERALAACDNAEEKLSRLRALSGLKL, encoded by the coding sequence ATGACCGGCCTGGCGGTGCTCATCCTCGCCCAGGACGAGGAGCGTCACATCGCCCGGGCAATCGCCTCGGCAGCGGGGTTCGCGACGGAGGTATTCGTCATCGATTCCGGCTCGACGGACCGCACGGTGGAACTGGCGCAAGCGGCGGGAGCGCAGGTCCTGACCAATCCCTGGATCAATTATGCCAGGCAATTCCAATGGGGCATGGACAATGCGCCGATCACCGCCGAATGGATTTTACGGCTGGACGCCGACGAGATCGTCGAGGCCGATCTGGCGGCGCGTATTGGGAGCGAATTACCCTTTCTGCCCGCCGATGTGGCGGGCGTCACTATCGACCGCAAGCATATTTTCATGGGCCGCTGGATCAGGCATGGCGGCCGCCATCCATTGCGCCTGCTGCGGCTGTTCAGGCGCGGCCATGGCCGCATCGAGCAGCGCTGGATGGACGAGCATATCCTGGTCGAGAACGGGCGCGTGGTGCATTTCGCCGGCGGCTTTGCCGATCACAACCTGCATGATTTGAGCTTCTTCATCGACAAGCACAATAAATATGCGACGCGCGAGGCCGTCGACGTTCTCAACCAGAAATATGGACTATTCGCCCGCGACAGGGACATCACCGAGAGCAATGCGTCCCGCCAGACGGCCTTCCGGCGCCGGATGAAGGAGGCGGTCTATAATCCCCTGCCATTCCCGGTTTCGGCGCTGGGATACTTCCTTCATCGCTATTTCATCCAGCTTGGATTTCTCGATGGCCGCGAAGGCCTCGTCTATCATTTTCTGCAGGGCTATTGGTACCGTTTCCTGGTCGGCGCCAAGGTCATGGAGTTCGAGCGAGCCCTGGCCGCTTGCGATAATGCCGAGGAAAAGCTCAGCCGCTTGCGGGCGCTTTCGGGATTGAAGCTGTAG
- a CDS encoding putative colanic acid biosynthesis acetyltransferase, producing the protein MNGDRDILQAGRHGAVFGGASFTLAHRLKRLAWATAWLVLARWTPAPMRTWRIMVLRACGARVHATANVYGSARIWYPPNLTMHAHATLGPRVNCYNMAAIVVGERALVSQGAHLCCGSHDVDDAHFQLVAKPIVIGEGAWVAAEAFVGPGVEIGNGAVLGARGVAFTNLEPGMIYAGNPARPLRPRRLAGAGA; encoded by the coding sequence ATGAATGGCGACCGCGATATTCTGCAGGCCGGGCGGCATGGCGCCGTGTTCGGTGGAGCCAGCTTTACCCTGGCGCACCGGCTCAAGCGGCTCGCCTGGGCGACCGCCTGGCTGGTGCTGGCGCGCTGGACGCCCGCGCCGATGCGGACATGGCGGATCATGGTGCTGCGCGCCTGCGGGGCCCGCGTTCACGCGACCGCCAATGTCTATGGCAGCGCCCGCATCTGGTATCCGCCCAATCTGACGATGCACGCCCATGCGACGCTGGGACCGCGGGTCAACTGCTACAATATGGCGGCAATCGTCGTCGGCGAGCGGGCTTTGGTTTCGCAGGGCGCGCATCTCTGCTGCGGCAGCCACGATGTGGACGACGCGCATTTCCAGCTGGTCGCCAAGCCCATCGTGATCGGAGAGGGCGCCTGGGTGGCGGCGGAGGCCTTTGTGGGGCCGGGCGTGGAAATCGGCAATGGCGCGGTGCTGGGCGCGCGCGGGGTGGCGTTTACAAATCTGGAGCCGGGGATGATCTATGCCGGCAATCCGGCCAGGCCCCTGCGGCCTCGCCGCCTGGCCGGGGCGGGGGCATGA
- a CDS encoding glycosyltransferase, whose amino-acid sequence MRILHIIASADPRTGGPIEGLRLAADLMAEWGHGTEIVTLDAPEAAFLRHWPHQVHGVGRWVKRYGYTPALAKWVARHAARFDVAVVHGLWNHASVGGGQGLRRSGLPYLVFAHGMMDPWFRQTYPLKHLAKQAFWTLWQGRVLREARAVLFTTETEMRRARHSFVGHGYREETVAFGSGQPPAGDAEQRAAFGAVLPALAGRRYLLFLGRLHPKKGCDLLIEAFAGTARTHPHLDLVIAGPDQAGLKARLAGLAERAGIAPRVHWPGMLTGAAKWGAFRGAEVFILPSHQENFAIAVAEALSCSCPVLITDKVNIWRIVERAGAGLVRADSLAGVRALLAAYLDLPEAQRAGMRLAARTAFETHFSAERAAADLLMHLEEAAR is encoded by the coding sequence ATGAGGATCCTGCACATCATCGCGTCGGCAGACCCGCGCACCGGAGGCCCTATAGAAGGGCTGCGGCTCGCCGCCGATCTCATGGCCGAATGGGGACATGGGACCGAGATCGTGACGCTCGATGCGCCGGAGGCGGCGTTCCTGCGCCATTGGCCGCATCAGGTCCATGGGGTGGGGCGGTGGGTGAAGCGATATGGCTATACGCCGGCATTGGCCAAATGGGTGGCGCGCCATGCCGCCCGCTTCGATGTCGCCGTGGTGCATGGCTTGTGGAACCATGCCTCGGTCGGCGGCGGGCAGGGACTGCGCCGGTCGGGCCTGCCCTATCTGGTCTTTGCCCATGGCATGATGGACCCGTGGTTCCGGCAGACCTATCCGCTGAAGCATCTGGCCAAGCAGGCATTCTGGACATTGTGGCAGGGCAGGGTGCTGCGCGAGGCGCGGGCGGTGCTGTTCACCACGGAAACGGAGATGCGGCGCGCGCGTCATAGCTTTGTCGGGCACGGCTATCGGGAAGAAACCGTTGCTTTCGGGTCAGGCCAGCCGCCGGCTGGGGACGCCGAGCAGCGGGCGGCGTTTGGCGCCGTCCTGCCGGCGCTGGCAGGGAGGCGATATCTCCTGTTTCTCGGCAGGCTTCACCCCAAAAAGGGGTGCGATCTGCTGATTGAGGCGTTTGCCGGAACAGCCCGAACGCATCCGCATCTCGATCTGGTGATCGCCGGCCCCGATCAGGCCGGGTTGAAGGCCAGGCTGGCGGGACTGGCGGAACGGGCCGGTATTGCGCCGCGGGTGCATTGGCCCGGCATGTTGACCGGCGCGGCCAAATGGGGGGCGTTTCGCGGCGCCGAAGTCTTTATCCTGCCGTCCCACCAGGAAAATTTCGCAATTGCGGTGGCGGAGGCCCTGTCCTGTTCCTGCCCGGTATTGATCACCGATAAAGTCAATATCTGGCGCATAGTGGAACGGGCCGGAGCGGGGCTGGTGCGGGCCGATAGTCTGGCGGGCGTGCGGGCGTTGCTCGCCGCATATCTCGATCTGCCTGAAGCGCAGCGCGCGGGAATGCGCCTGGCCGCCAGGACCGCATTCGAGACCCATTTCTCGGCGGAGCGCGCGGCCGCTGACCTGCTGATGCATTTGGAGGAAGCAGCGCGATGA
- a CDS encoding glycosyltransferase family 4 protein codes for MKVTISAHGRAHMFALARQMLKRNSLGRIYSGFNWGSLKRENVPRDRVTTLPVLRPLMMLRYPAAIQPGPRDMQHMHRASALLQDALVSRRLPDTDIFVAQEGLGLWSGPAAQRHGARYVLDRGCTHIGWQHRLLREEYERVGLENSYYAPTTHERELTEYELADLIVVPSGLAKRSFVEAGVDAGRVAVVPYGVDLTRFRMEGRPGSGTFDLLFVGDLSVRKGAFDLFDALDLLASRAVTLTLIGSMEPAVRQRLGRRLRAGNVRVMGRVDHDRLRHVMSRSHVLVLPSIEDGFGLVVAEAMACGCPVILSENTGAREHVAHGAEGLVVPIRSPEAIAAAIAWMADNPAERAAMGYRARARVGALGGWDQYGERMFQLYSGLLQ; via the coding sequence GTGAAGGTTACGATATCGGCCCATGGCCGCGCCCATATGTTCGCTTTGGCGCGGCAGATGCTGAAAAGGAACAGCCTTGGCCGCATCTATTCCGGCTTCAATTGGGGCAGCCTGAAGCGAGAGAATGTGCCGCGCGACCGGGTGACGACCTTGCCCGTGCTGCGGCCGCTGATGATGCTGCGATATCCCGCTGCGATACAGCCCGGCCCGCGCGATATGCAGCATATGCATCGCGCTTCGGCGCTCTTGCAGGATGCCTTGGTCTCCCGGCGCTTGCCGGACACGGATATTTTCGTGGCGCAAGAGGGGCTTGGTCTGTGGAGCGGGCCGGCGGCACAGCGGCACGGGGCCAGATATGTGCTGGATCGCGGCTGTACGCATATCGGCTGGCAGCATCGCCTGCTCCGGGAAGAATATGAGCGCGTCGGCCTGGAAAATAGCTATTATGCGCCAACGACCCATGAGCGCGAACTGACTGAATATGAGCTGGCCGACCTGATCGTAGTGCCCTCGGGATTGGCGAAACGGAGTTTCGTCGAAGCGGGTGTGGATGCGGGACGGGTGGCGGTGGTGCCTTATGGGGTCGATCTCACGCGGTTCAGGATGGAAGGCCGGCCCGGCTCCGGGACGTTCGATCTCTTGTTCGTCGGCGATCTTTCGGTGCGCAAGGGGGCCTTCGATCTGTTCGACGCGCTCGACCTGCTCGCGTCCCGCGCCGTGACGCTGACGCTGATCGGCAGCATGGAGCCGGCGGTGCGGCAGCGGCTGGGCCGCCGGCTGCGGGCTGGTAATGTCCGGGTCATGGGGCGGGTGGATCATGACAGGCTGCGCCATGTCATGTCCCGGTCCCATGTTCTGGTCCTGCCCAGCATCGAGGATGGGTTCGGGCTGGTGGTGGCCGAAGCCATGGCCTGTGGCTGCCCGGTCATCCTGTCCGAAAATACCGGCGCGCGCGAGCATGTCGCACATGGCGCCGAGGGGCTGGTGGTTCCGATCCGCAGCCCCGAGGCCATCGCGGCGGCAATCGCCTGGATGGCGGACAATCCCGCGGAGCGCGCGGCCATGGGGTATCGGGCGCGGGCGCGGGTCGGCGCGCTTGGCGGCTGGGATCAATATGGCGAGCGGATGTTCCAGCTCTATAGCGGGCTGCTGCAATGA
- a CDS encoding glycosyltransferase family 4 protein: MKVLISSHAYWPAIGGLEVTAENIARRAAADGHEVIVITQTASAVERNDGVAMVRGPNPLRLLSLFRWADRVIARHPSVRLNWPVLVTRKPFTIWYASHVRGGGGILSGWLLRRIEAAGFRIANSEFVRGKIPGCAAVIFPGYDEQVFRREIAWSSRAADFIFVGRLEPEKGIQTLIEAMQRFPHSRLTIVGRGSGQAGYECLAGKLGLQARISFAGAKSQAECNALLNRHKVLVVPSRYEEPFGKVAVEGLAAGCRVVVSDRGGLKEAGGPAALLFRAGEVGSLAHAMAKALEPAEHLRLLAEAHVADCTFAAAYRQLARLAGLDGGVT; the protein is encoded by the coding sequence ATGAAAGTGCTGATCTCCAGCCATGCCTATTGGCCCGCCATCGGCGGATTGGAGGTGACGGCCGAGAACATTGCGCGGCGCGCCGCCGCCGATGGGCACGAGGTGATCGTGATCACCCAGACGGCGAGCGCGGTGGAGCGCAACGACGGCGTGGCGATGGTGCGAGGCCCAAATCCGTTGCGCCTGCTATCGCTGTTCCGCTGGGCGGACCGGGTCATCGCCCGGCATCCATCGGTGCGTCTCAACTGGCCGGTCCTGGTGACGAGAAAGCCGTTCACGATCTGGTATGCCAGCCATGTCCGGGGCGGTGGCGGAATATTGTCCGGCTGGCTGTTGCGGCGGATCGAGGCGGCAGGATTCAGGATCGCCAATAGCGAATTCGTCCGCGGCAAGATACCGGGCTGCGCGGCGGTGATCTTTCCCGGCTATGACGAACAGGTGTTTCGGCGGGAGATCGCATGGAGCAGCAGGGCGGCGGATTTCATCTTTGTCGGCCGGCTGGAGCCAGAGAAAGGCATCCAGACGCTGATCGAGGCCATGCAGCGCTTCCCGCATTCCCGGCTGACCATTGTGGGGCGCGGCTCGGGCCAGGCGGGATACGAGTGCCTGGCCGGCAAGCTGGGATTGCAGGCGCGGATCAGCTTTGCCGGCGCCAAATCGCAGGCGGAATGCAATGCTCTGCTGAATCGGCACAAAGTGCTGGTGGTGCCGTCGCGCTATGAGGAGCCGTTCGGCAAGGTCGCGGTGGAGGGACTGGCGGCGGGGTGCCGGGTGGTGGTCTCCGACAGGGGAGGCTTGAAGGAGGCCGGCGGCCCGGCGGCGCTGCTGTTCAGGGCGGGGGAGGTGGGCTCATTGGCCCATGCCATGGCGAAGGCGCTGGAGCCGGCGGAACATTTGCGGCTGCTGGCGGAGGCGCATGTGGCGGATTGCACCTTTGCAGCGGCCTATCGGCAATTGGCGCGGCTTGCCGGCCTCGATGGAGGCGTAACGTGA
- a CDS encoding WcaI family glycosyltransferase, protein MKLLILGLNYAPEPIGIAVYTTGMAEALAGNGHEVQVVAACPYYPGWKIMAGHSAFTYARGSENGVDVTRVPHYIPAGPSGGRRLLHHCSFGLAALFPMLMRAWFWRPDVVMSVAPSLIAAPVARLAAGPCGAKSWLHIQDFETEAAFATGLLRDGGPGARLARFFERAVLNRFDIVSTISPFMGRRLAEKGVCADRIVEFRNWADLDAVQPGPDGSDYRAEWGITTPHVALYSGNIANKQGTEIIVEVARRLRERTDLTFVVCGEGPNRANLEARAAGLTNIQFRDLQPKERLGALLGLASIHLLPQIAGAADLMLPSKLANMLASGRPVIATAAPGTGLATEMEHCGLCTMPGDIDGFVAGISRLLDDAELCEKLGAAARNRAQERWGKAAILNGFERQLGLLCEDRRQSAGGGIGSYGAK, encoded by the coding sequence GTGAAGCTGCTGATCCTGGGCCTCAATTACGCGCCCGAACCGATCGGCATCGCCGTCTATACCACCGGCATGGCCGAGGCGCTGGCCGGCAATGGCCATGAGGTGCAGGTGGTGGCGGCGTGTCCCTATTATCCGGGCTGGAAGATCATGGCGGGCCATAGTGCCTTCACCTATGCGCGCGGTTCCGAGAACGGCGTCGATGTCACCCGCGTGCCTCATTACATCCCGGCCGGGCCATCCGGGGGCAGGCGGCTGCTGCATCATTGCAGTTTCGGGCTGGCGGCCTTGTTCCCCATGCTGATGCGGGCCTGGTTCTGGCGGCCGGATGTGGTCATGAGCGTGGCACCCTCGCTGATCGCCGCGCCGGTCGCGCGCCTGGCCGCTGGCCCGTGCGGCGCGAAAAGCTGGCTCCATATTCAGGATTTCGAAACCGAAGCCGCCTTCGCCACTGGTCTGCTCAGGGATGGCGGGCCGGGCGCGCGGCTGGCGCGGTTTTTCGAGCGGGCGGTGCTGAACAGGTTCGATATCGTCAGCACGATTTCTCCCTTCATGGGCCGCAGGCTGGCGGAAAAAGGCGTATGCGCGGACCGGATCGTCGAGTTCCGCAATTGGGCCGATCTCGACGCGGTGCAGCCGGGACCGGACGGGTCGGACTATCGGGCGGAATGGGGCATCACCACGCCCCATGTCGCGCTTTATTCGGGCAATATCGCCAATAAGCAGGGTACCGAGATCATCGTGGAGGTGGCCCGCCGGTTGAGAGAGCGGACGGACCTGACTTTCGTGGTTTGCGGGGAGGGACCGAACCGGGCCAATCTCGAAGCGCGGGCGGCGGGCCTGACCAATATCCAGTTCCGCGATCTGCAGCCCAAAGAGCGATTGGGCGCCCTTCTCGGATTGGCGAGCATCCATCTCTTGCCGCAAATCGCCGGCGCGGCGGACCTGATGCTGCCGTCCAAGCTGGCCAATATGCTGGCATCGGGACGGCCGGTCATCGCGACGGCGGCGCCGGGAACGGGGCTCGCCACCGAAATGGAGCATTGCGGTCTTTGCACCATGCCGGGCGACATTGACGGTTTTGTTGCCGGTATCAGCCGCCTGCTGGACGATGCGGAACTCTGCGAGAAACTGGGAGCGGCGGCGCGAAACAGGGCACAGGAGCGCTGGGGAAAAGCAGCCATTCTGAATGGCTTCGAGCGGCAGCTTGGACTGCTTTGTGAAGATCGGCGGCAATCGGCCGGAGGCGGAATTGGCAGCTATGGAGCAAAATAG
- a CDS encoding GDP-L-fucose synthase: MYDLAGKRVWVAGHRGMVGSALVRRLASEDCAIISAGREVVDLKRQAEVEAFVDHARPDAIIMAAARVGGIWANERYPADFLYDNLIIEANVIEAAHRHDVERLLFLGSSCIYPKSASQPIDETALLTGPLEPTNEWYALAKIAGIKLAEAYRRQHGRDYISAMPANLYGRGDNFDLASSHVLPALIRKAHEARMNGESSLTIWGTGTPRREFLHADDCADALVFLLKTYSGAEPVNVGSGRDIPILDLARLVGDVVGFGGDIVHDLSKPDGAPGKLMSADTLRGMGWRPRIGLEEGIRDVYAWFVQHVAQDRAA; this comes from the coding sequence ATGTACGATCTAGCGGGCAAGCGCGTCTGGGTCGCCGGCCATCGCGGCATGGTCGGCAGCGCATTGGTGCGCCGGCTGGCCTCGGAGGATTGCGCGATCATCAGCGCCGGCCGCGAGGTGGTCGACCTGAAGCGGCAGGCGGAGGTCGAGGCTTTCGTGGATCATGCCAGGCCCGACGCCATCATCATGGCGGCGGCCCGGGTCGGCGGGATATGGGCCAATGAGAGATACCCGGCGGATTTTCTCTATGACAATCTGATCATCGAGGCCAATGTCATCGAGGCGGCGCATCGCCATGACGTGGAGCGGCTGCTGTTCCTGGGCTCGAGCTGCATCTATCCAAAATCCGCATCGCAGCCGATTGACGAAACCGCGCTGCTGACCGGGCCGCTGGAGCCGACCAATGAATGGTACGCCCTGGCCAAGATCGCCGGCATCAAGCTGGCCGAGGCATATCGCCGGCAGCATGGGCGGGACTATATTTCCGCCATGCCGGCCAATCTCTATGGGCGGGGTGACAATTTCGATCTGGCGTCGAGCCATGTGCTGCCGGCGCTGATCCGCAAGGCCCATGAGGCCAGGATGAACGGGGAATCCAGCCTGACCATATGGGGGACCGGCACCCCGCGCCGTGAATTCCTGCATGCCGACGATTGCGCCGACGCGCTGGTGTTCCTGCTCAAGACCTATTCGGGCGCGGAGCCGGTCAATGTGGGGTCGGGCCGGGACATCCCGATCCTCGATCTGGCGCGGCTGGTCGGCGACGTGGTCGGGTTCGGCGGCGACATCGTGCACGACCTGAGCAAGCCGGACGGCGCGCCGGGCAAACTGATGAGCGCCGACACGCTCAGGGGCATGGGCTGGAGGCCGCGCATCGGATTGGAGGAGGGCATTCGCGATGTCTATGCCTGGTTCGTGCAGCATGTTGCGCAGGACAGAGCGGCGTGA
- the gmd gene encoding GDP-mannose 4,6-dehydratase, with the protein MNRPRTALITGITGQDGAYLAQLLLDKGYVVHGIKRRSSSVNTGRIEHLRQNPRLILHYGDLTDATNLVRIMQETQPDEIYNLAAQSHVRVSFETPEYTANADGIGTLRLLEAIRILGMTERVRFCQASTSELFGLAQEVPQSETTPFYPRSPYGVAKLYAYWIVVNYREAHGMHGSNAILFNHESPVRGETFVTRKITRAVAAIHLGRQDKLYLGNLDARRDWGHAREYVEGMWRMLQQDEPGDYVLATGVTSAVRDFVQWAFADIGMAIEWRGSGLEEQGHDAATGRCLVAVDPRYFRPTEVDMLLGDPSKARQKLGWSHKTGVRELAAEMVREDLRIMANDSMVEEAECTI; encoded by the coding sequence ATGAATAGGCCAAGGACCGCCCTTATCACCGGTATTACCGGGCAGGATGGCGCCTATCTGGCGCAGCTTTTGCTGGACAAGGGATATGTCGTCCACGGCATCAAGCGGCGGTCGTCATCGGTCAATACCGGCCGTATCGAGCATCTCCGGCAAAATCCGCGGCTCATCCTGCATTATGGCGACCTTACCGACGCGACCAATCTGGTCCGCATCATGCAGGAAACCCAGCCGGACGAAATCTATAACCTGGCGGCGCAAAGCCATGTGCGGGTCAGCTTCGAGACGCCCGAATATACCGCCAATGCCGATGGCATCGGCACCTTGCGCCTGCTGGAGGCCATCCGCATTCTCGGCATGACCGAGCGGGTGCGGTTCTGCCAGGCCTCGACCTCGGAGCTTTTCGGGCTGGCGCAGGAAGTGCCGCAAAGCGAGACCACGCCGTTCTATCCGCGCTCGCCTTATGGGGTAGCCAAGCTATACGCCTATTGGATCGTGGTGAATTACCGCGAAGCCCATGGCATGCACGGCTCCAACGCCATCCTGTTCAACCATGAAAGCCCGGTGCGCGGCGAAACTTTCGTTACCCGCAAGATCACCCGGGCGGTGGCGGCGATCCATCTGGGCCGGCAGGACAAGCTCTATCTGGGCAATCTCGACGCCAGGCGCGACTGGGGCCATGCGCGCGAATATGTCGAGGGCATGTGGCGCATGCTGCAACAGGACGAGCCCGGCGATTACGTGCTGGCCACCGGCGTGACGAGCGCGGTGCGCGACTTCGTGCAATGGGCCTTCGCCGATATCGGCATGGCCATTGAATGGCGTGGCAGCGGCCTGGAGGAGCAGGGCCACGACGCGGCGACGGGACGCTGCCTGGTCGCGGTGGACCCGCGCTATTTCCGGCCGACCGAGGTGGATATGCTGCTGGGCGACCCGAGCAAGGCGCGGCAGAAACTGGGCTGGAGCCACAAGACCGGTGTTCGCGAACTGGCCGCCGAAATGGTGCGCGAGGACCTGCGCATCATGGCGAATGACAGCATGGTGGAGGAGGCGGAATGTACGATCTAG